The Providencia rettgeri genome includes a window with the following:
- the eno gene encoding Enolase: protein MSKIVKVIGREIIDSRGNPTVEAEVHLEGGFVGLAAAPSGASTGSREALELRDGDKARFLGKGVLKAVAAVNGPIAEALIGKDAKDQANIDKIMIDLDGTENKSKFGANAILAVSLANAKAAAAAKGMPLYEHISDLNGTHGQYSMPLPMMNIINGGEHADNNVDIQEFMIQPVGAPTLKEAVRMGSEIFHHLAKVLKSKGMNTAVGDEGGYAPNLESNAAALAAIKEAVEQAGYVLGKDVTLAMDCAASEFYNAETGNYELKGEGKTFTSQEFTHYLEELTKQYPIVSIEDGLNESDWDGFAYQTKVLGDKIQLVGDDLFVTNTKILKEGIDKGIANSILIKFNQIGSLTETLAAIKMAKDAGYTAVISHRSGETEDATIADLAVGTAAGQIKTGSMSRSDRVAKYNQLIRIEEALGKNAPFNGLKEVKGQA from the coding sequence ATGTCCAAAATTGTTAAAGTGATCGGTCGTGAAATCATTGACTCTCGTGGTAACCCAACTGTAGAAGCTGAAGTTCATTTAGAAGGTGGCTTTGTTGGTTTAGCTGCAGCACCATCAGGTGCGTCAACAGGTTCTCGTGAAGCTCTGGAACTGCGTGACGGTGATAAAGCACGTTTTCTGGGTAAAGGTGTTCTGAAAGCAGTTGCTGCTGTTAATGGTCCAATCGCAGAAGCGCTGATCGGTAAAGATGCTAAAGACCAAGCTAACATCGATAAAATCATGATTGATCTCGATGGCACTGAGAACAAATCTAAATTTGGTGCAAACGCAATTCTGGCTGTATCTTTAGCAAATGCAAAAGCAGCTGCGGCAGCGAAAGGTATGCCTCTGTATGAGCACATTTCTGACCTGAATGGTACTCACGGTCAATACTCTATGCCTCTGCCTATGATGAACATCATCAATGGTGGTGAGCACGCAGATAACAACGTTGATATCCAAGAATTCATGATCCAGCCTGTTGGCGCACCAACGCTGAAAGAAGCTGTTCGTATGGGTTCTGAAATTTTCCATCACTTAGCAAAAGTACTGAAATCTAAAGGTATGAACACTGCTGTAGGTGATGAAGGTGGTTATGCGCCTAACTTAGAGTCAAACGCAGCGGCATTAGCAGCAATTAAAGAAGCGGTTGAGCAAGCAGGTTATGTGTTAGGTAAAGACGTAACACTGGCAATGGACTGTGCAGCATCTGAGTTCTATAACGCAGAAACAGGCAATTATGAGCTGAAAGGCGAAGGCAAAACCTTCACTTCACAAGAGTTCACTCACTATTTAGAAGAACTGACTAAACAGTACCCAATCGTGTCTATCGAAGATGGTCTGAATGAGTCTGACTGGGATGGTTTCGCATACCAAACTAAAGTTCTTGGTGACAAAATCCAACTGGTTGGTGACGACCTGTTTGTAACGAACACTAAGATCTTGAAAGAAGGTATTGATAAAGGCATTGCTAACTCTATCCTGATCAAATTCAACCAAATTGGTTCTTTAACTGAAACTTTGGCTGCAATTAAAATGGCGAAAGATGCAGGCTATACAGCTGTTATCTCTCACCGTTCAGGCGAAACTGAAGATGCAACTATCGCAGATTTAGCAGTCGGTACAGCTGCAGGCCAAATCAAAACGGGTTCAATGAGCCGTTCTGACCGTGTTGCTAAATATAACCAACTGATTCGTATTGAAGAAGCATTAGGTAAAAATGCACCATTCAATGGCTTAAAAGAAGTTAAAGGCCAAGCGTAA
- the sdcS_1 gene encoding Na(+)/dicarboxylate symporter codes for MDASESLQPAVSPTPSNKRGWIILAVDIVLLILLLKYLPFDDKANAGLAMMVFIGVLWLTEAIHVTITALCIPILAVGLGLMNTGEALKSFANPIIFLFFGGFALATALHIQGLDRLIANRLLMAARGRLSVAVLLLFGVTALLSMWISNTATAAMMLPLVLGILSNLDVRHERNTFVFVLLGVAYSASIGGLGTIVGSPPNAIAAAALGLDFLSWMKYGIPIMVVLLPMMFVLMYMMLRPNLKHRFEIELEHVKWNGKRITAMGIFLFAVVCWITSTFISEALGGVKDLDTIIAMIAAILIGITGVASWSQIQKNTEWGVLMLFGGGLTLSAILSSSGASKIMADWMQMTFGTSHWFVIILAVTTFIIILTEFTSNTASAALLVPIFATVAEALGMPVIVLTMIIGIGASCAFMLPVATPPNAIVFGSGYIRQIEMVRVGAVLNVACIIVISLFAWFFWL; via the coding sequence ATGGACGCTTCCGAATCCCTACAACCAGCGGTCAGCCCGACCCCATCCAATAAACGGGGTTGGATCATTTTAGCGGTTGATATTGTTCTTCTGATCTTACTTTTAAAATATTTGCCTTTTGATGACAAGGCAAATGCAGGCCTTGCAATGATGGTTTTCATTGGTGTGCTTTGGCTAACTGAAGCTATCCATGTCACTATTACTGCACTTTGTATTCCTATCTTAGCGGTTGGGCTTGGATTAATGAATACTGGGGAAGCGCTTAAATCATTCGCAAACCCAATTATTTTCTTATTCTTCGGTGGCTTTGCTTTAGCGACGGCTTTGCATATTCAAGGCTTAGACCGTCTAATTGCTAACCGCTTACTAATGGCTGCACGTGGTCGTTTATCAGTCGCAGTATTACTGTTGTTTGGTGTTACCGCGCTATTATCAATGTGGATTAGTAACACAGCAACTGCTGCAATGATGTTACCACTTGTATTAGGTATTTTATCTAACCTCGATGTACGTCATGAACGTAATACGTTTGTGTTTGTTTTATTAGGTGTTGCTTATAGTGCCAGTATTGGTGGTCTAGGAACTATTGTGGGTAGCCCACCAAACGCAATTGCGGCTGCTGCATTAGGTTTAGATTTCTTATCGTGGATGAAATACGGCATTCCAATCATGGTAGTTTTACTACCGATGATGTTTGTATTGATGTACATGATGTTACGCCCAAATCTGAAACACCGCTTTGAAATTGAATTAGAGCATGTTAAATGGAATGGCAAACGTATTACAGCAATGGGGATTTTCCTGTTTGCAGTAGTTTGCTGGATCACCAGTACGTTTATTAGTGAAGCACTTGGTGGTGTGAAGGATCTCGACACCATTATTGCTATGATTGCTGCAATTTTGATTGGTATAACAGGGGTTGCTAGTTGGTCACAAATCCAAAAAAATACCGAGTGGGGCGTATTGATGCTGTTCGGTGGGGGGTTGACTCTCAGTGCAATTCTAAGTTCTTCAGGTGCCAGTAAAATTATGGCTGACTGGATGCAAATGACATTTGGGACAAGTCATTGGTTTGTTATTATCTTAGCGGTAACAACCTTTATTATCATCCTGACTGAATTTACGAGTAATACTGCAAGTGCCGCCCTGTTAGTTCCTATTTTTGCTACTGTTGCTGAAGCATTAGGTATGCCAGTTATTGTATTAACTATGATTATTGGTATTGGTGCCTCTTGTGCGTTTATGTTGCCTGTTGCGACTCCGCCAAATGCGATTGTATTCGGTTCTGGTTATATCAGGCAAATTGAAATGGTACGGGTCGGTGCAGTTCTGAACGTAGCATGTATTATTGTTATCTCTCTATTTGCTTGGTTCTTTTGGCTATAA
- the pyrG gene encoding CTP synthase, with translation MKTNYIFVTGGVVSSLGKGIAAASLAAILEARGLNVTIMKLDPYINVDPGTMSPTQHGEVFVTEDGAETDLDLGHYERFIRTKMTRRNNFTTGRVYSEVLRKERRGDYLGATIQVIPHITNEIKDRIIRGGEGHDVVLVEVGGTVGDIESLPFLEAIRQMAAEVGRERTLYLHLTLVPYLAAAGEVKTKPTQHSVKELLSIGIQPDVLICRSDRVIPANERAKIALFCNVPEKAVISLKDVDSIYKIPALLKSQGLDEYICNRFRIDAPEANLSEWEQVIYEEANPAGEVTIGMVGKYVELPDAYKSVIEALKHGGLKNRLTVNIKLIDSQDIETRGVELLKDLDAILVPGGFGERGIEGKILTAQYARENKIPYLGICLGMQVALIEFARNVANMADANSTEFKADCKFPVVALITEWRDEEGNLEVRSEESDLGGTMRVGSQPCHLVNGSLVREMYGSETIIERHRHRYEVNNLLLKRIEDAGLKIAGRSVDNKLVEIIENPNHPWFVACQFHPEFTSTPRDGHPLFAGFVKAAGKYQKGELK, from the coding sequence ATGAAAACTAATTATATTTTTGTGACCGGCGGGGTCGTATCCTCTCTGGGTAAAGGCATTGCCGCAGCCTCTTTGGCGGCTATACTCGAAGCCCGTGGACTCAATGTGACTATTATGAAACTGGATCCCTACATCAACGTAGATCCAGGCACAATGAGCCCAACCCAACACGGGGAAGTTTTCGTTACAGAAGACGGCGCTGAAACTGACTTAGATTTGGGTCATTATGAGCGCTTCATCCGTACTAAAATGACTCGTCGTAATAACTTTACGACTGGGCGTGTTTACTCTGAAGTTCTGCGCAAAGAGCGCCGTGGCGACTACTTAGGCGCTACAATTCAAGTTATCCCTCATATCACTAATGAAATTAAAGACCGCATCATCCGTGGTGGCGAAGGCCATGACGTTGTTTTGGTTGAAGTTGGTGGTACAGTGGGTGATATTGAATCATTGCCATTCCTTGAAGCGATTCGTCAAATGGCTGCAGAAGTCGGCCGTGAGCGTACTTTATATTTGCACTTAACATTAGTGCCTTACCTTGCAGCAGCTGGTGAAGTGAAAACTAAGCCAACTCAACATTCTGTGAAAGAATTGCTGTCAATTGGTATCCAGCCAGACGTGTTAATCTGTCGCTCAGACAGAGTGATCCCAGCAAATGAACGTGCAAAGATCGCATTGTTCTGTAATGTGCCAGAGAAAGCGGTTATTTCTCTCAAAGACGTTGATTCAATTTATAAAATTCCAGCCTTGTTAAAATCACAAGGTTTGGATGAGTACATTTGTAACCGTTTCCGCATTGATGCGCCAGAAGCTAATTTATCTGAGTGGGAACAAGTTATTTACGAAGAAGCTAATCCTGCTGGTGAAGTCACCATTGGAATGGTTGGTAAATATGTTGAGTTACCAGATGCGTATAAATCTGTAATTGAAGCATTAAAACACGGTGGATTGAAAAACCGTTTAACTGTGAATATCAAATTGATTGATTCACAAGACATCGAAACGCGTGGTGTTGAGTTACTAAAAGATTTAGATGCTATTTTAGTGCCAGGCGGTTTTGGTGAGCGTGGTATTGAAGGTAAAATTCTGACTGCTCAATATGCACGTGAAAACAAGATCCCTTACTTAGGGATTTGTTTGGGTATGCAAGTTGCATTGATTGAATTTGCACGTAATGTGGCCAATATGGCAGATGCAAATTCAACAGAATTTAAAGCGGATTGTAAATTCCCAGTTGTTGCGCTGATTACAGAATGGCGTGACGAAGAGGGTAACCTTGAAGTGCGTTCAGAAGAGAGCGACCTTGGTGGAACAATGCGTGTTGGTAGTCAACCATGCCACCTAGTGAATGGTAGCCTTGTACGTGAGATGTATGGTTCAGAAACCATTATTGAACGTCACCGCCACCGTTATGAAGTGAACAACTTACTGCTGAAACGCATAGAAGATGCGGGCCTGAAAATTGCAGGTCGTTCAGTAGATAACAAGCTGGTGGAAATTATTGAAAACCCAAATCATCCATGGTTTGTGGCTTGTCAGTTCCACCCAGAGTTCACCTCTACACCAAGAGATGGTCATCCGTTGTTTGCAGGTTTTGTTAAAGCCGCTGGTAAGTACCAGAAAGGTGAGTTGAAATAA
- the fhaB_2 gene encoding Filamentous hemagglutinin — protein MNKKMQFIFLTNSFLSCLSFSSFSQADVSKAKLINIEAPLKNHISFNSFESLSSNDHGLIFNNDINDNNQLANKAAKLILAEVTGTEESKIKGVLGIKGQAANLIIANPNGISWADGSISNINSLSLIAGKLEKQYVKNKETKQLEAKALDEYSQLKFSVSPASQINISQQHASPLQLSKLNVFADRIKLQNALNITAAVQNYLSTSGSASISPREAVIHSGSKFKTDTPYSQGSHLELGENTKLLGRLISFESHQYQCKDSFFCPQNTIDIKGLIQTMNFSLRGDSDFVMHGTGKIQIGKNQQVLVAQ, from the coding sequence ATGAATAAAAAAATGCAATTTATCTTTCTAACAAACTCTTTTTTATCATGTTTGAGTTTTTCTTCCTTTTCTCAAGCCGATGTATCTAAAGCAAAATTAATTAATATCGAAGCTCCTCTAAAAAATCATATTTCATTTAACTCTTTTGAGAGTTTATCTTCTAATGATCATGGTCTCATTTTTAATAATGATATTAATGATAATAATCAGCTTGCAAACAAAGCTGCAAAACTAATATTGGCTGAAGTGACAGGAACAGAAGAAAGTAAAATTAAAGGTGTCCTCGGTATTAAAGGACAAGCCGCGAACCTAATTATTGCTAATCCCAATGGGATCTCATGGGCTGATGGCTCCATAAGTAATATTAATAGCTTATCTTTAATTGCAGGTAAGTTAGAAAAACAATATGTTAAAAATAAAGAAACGAAGCAGCTTGAAGCAAAAGCACTAGATGAATACAGTCAATTGAAATTCTCAGTTAGCCCCGCAAGCCAAATCAACATCAGCCAACAGCATGCCAGTCCGTTACAGCTTTCTAAACTGAATGTGTTCGCCGATCGAATAAAACTACAAAATGCACTAAATATTACGGCTGCGGTTCAAAACTATCTGAGTACATCCGGAAGTGCTTCAATTTCCCCACGAGAAGCAGTCATTCACTCAGGCTCTAAATTTAAAACGGATACACCTTATAGCCAAGGCAGCCACCTAGAACTGGGAGAAAATACCAAGCTATTAGGCCGGCTTATTTCATTTGAAAGTCATCAATATCAATGTAAAGACAGTTTTTTTTGCCCTCAAAATACAATTGATATCAAAGGTTTGATACAAACAATGAATTTTTCATTACGTGGCGACAGTGATTTTGTAATGCACGGCACAGGTAAAATACAAATAGGGAAAAATCAGCAAGTGCTTGTCGCACAGTAA